The proteins below are encoded in one region of Cololabis saira isolate AMF1-May2022 chromosome 11, fColSai1.1, whole genome shotgun sequence:
- the pomk gene encoding protein O-mannose kinase isoform X2 — protein sequence MSSVSRRSSRALSYTVVMVMVCLSALLLASVLIYLHLDAVNVEEERQVFPQGGCEAQHFKISTMTQCVRWLPCSRINSEVRRLKLIGQGAVKKIYLAEWRAHKVAVSTLSSLDYLEDFLHGLSMLQALPGPQVVQLVGFCVENHTLVTEHHPHGSLLNLEHVLSQKPFQHHNTWHTRLRLATEYVSVLHRLHSSPAGTRVMCDSNSLEKTLSQFLLTTDFRLVVNDLDALPEVNPSRGLLVKCGHRELTGDFVAPEQLWPFRNTGTPFSDDLMPGYDEKTDIWKIPDVTRSLMGQVPGGDLVHFHLFQVHEECKKKEPKLRPSALDVLKVYKSVYRAIVRDTSGSRDML from the exons ATG AGCTCCGTGTCTCGCCGCAGCAGCCGTGCTCTCTCCTACACGGTTGTCATGGTGATGGTGTGCCTCTCCGCCTTGCTCCTGGCCAGTGTCCTGATCTACCTGCATCTGGACGCTGTGAatgtggaggaggagcggcagGTGTTTCCGCAGGGTGGCTGTGAGGCTCAGCACTTTAAAATCTCCACCATGACGCAGTGCGTCCGCTGGCTGCCATGCTCACGCATCAACTCTGAAGTCCGCCGGTTGAAGCTGATTGGACAAGGAGCTGTAAAGAAG ATCTatctggcagagtggagagctcACAAGGTAGCTGTGTCCACGCTGTCCTCTCTGGATTACCTGGAGGACTTTCTCCATGGACTGTCCATGTTACAGGCCCTGCCGGGCCCAcaggtggtgcagctggtgGGCTTCTGCGTGGAGAACCACACTCTGGTGACGGAGCACCACCCACACGGCTCACTGCTCAACTTGGAGCACGTTCTGTCACAGAAGCCGTTCCAACATCACAACACGTGGCACACCCGCCTGCGCCTCGCCACAGAGTACGTCTCCGTCCTCCATCGCCTCCACAGCAGCCCCGCCGGGACCCGAGTCATGTGTGACTCCAACAGCCTGGAGAAAACGCTCTCCCAGTTCCTGCTGACCACCGACTTCCGCTTGGTGGTCAACGATCTGGACGCGCTGCCCGAAGTGAACCCGTCCAGAGGTTTGTTGGTGAAATGTGGCCACCGCGAGCTCACAGGAGACTTCGTGGCTCCAGAGCAGCTGTGGCCTTTCAGAAACACAGGGACGCCGTTTTCAGACGATCTCATGCCTGGTTATGATGAGAAGACGGATATCTGGAAAATCCCAGACGTGACGCGCTCACTTATGGGACAGGTTCCCGGAGGGGATCTCGTCCACTTCCATCTTTTCCAGGTCCATGAGGAGTGCAAGAAAAAAGAGCCCAAGCTCCGTCCCTCAGCCCTGGATGTTTTGAAGGTGTACAAGTCGGTGTACAGAGCCATAGTCCGGGACACCTCAGGCTCCAGAGACATGCTGTAA